A genomic segment from Amycolatopsis camponoti encodes:
- a CDS encoding M50 family metallopeptidase — MSSPVQLALGDPAGTGTGAALRAAAATPSLLEQAQTLAVITLVAGGVALLVVLVGGSPWRLARNGVTIVHEAGHALAAVLVGRRLQGIKLHSDTSGVTVSRGKPEGPGMAFTAMAGYLAPSVLGLLFASLLDADLVGTVLVLIALLLLGVLVMVRNAYGVFTVVASASVLALVAFVAPVEVQAPFGYLVTWFLLFGGVRPVVELQVKRRRGRARDSDADQLGRLTAVPPVLWVLVFAVATVSCLIAGGLWLLEPVAA; from the coding sequence GTGAGCTCGCCCGTTCAACTCGCGCTCGGCGACCCGGCCGGTACCGGAACCGGTGCTGCCCTCCGCGCGGCTGCCGCCACTCCGTCGCTGCTCGAACAGGCCCAGACCCTGGCCGTGATCACCCTGGTCGCCGGTGGGGTGGCGCTGCTGGTCGTGCTGGTCGGGGGCAGCCCGTGGCGGCTGGCGCGCAACGGCGTCACCATCGTGCACGAGGCCGGGCACGCCCTGGCCGCCGTGCTGGTCGGGCGGCGGCTACAGGGGATCAAGCTGCACTCGGACACCTCGGGCGTCACCGTCTCGCGCGGCAAGCCCGAGGGGCCGGGCATGGCCTTCACCGCGATGGCCGGTTACCTGGCGCCGTCGGTGCTCGGGCTGCTGTTCGCCAGCCTGCTGGATGCCGACCTGGTCGGCACGGTCCTCGTGCTGATCGCGCTGCTGCTGCTCGGCGTGCTGGTGATGGTCCGCAACGCCTACGGGGTGTTCACCGTCGTCGCGAGCGCCTCGGTACTGGCGCTGGTCGCGTTCGTCGCGCCGGTCGAGGTGCAGGCTCCGTTCGGCTACCTCGTGACGTGGTTCCTGCTGTTCGGTGGCGTGCGGCCGGTGGTCGAGCTGCAGGTGAAGCGGCGGCGGGGCCGCGCCCGCGACTCCGACGCCGACCAGCTTGGTCGCCTCACCGCGGTGCCGCCGGTGCTGTGGGTGCTGGTCTTCGCCGTGGCGACGGTCAGCTGCCTCATCGCCGGCGGGCTGTGGCTGCTGGAGCCCGTGGCCGCCTGA
- a CDS encoding aldehyde dehydrogenase family protein, with product MDEVAKAVEECARAAKLAAPSLAAASADAVDAALTGMAERLLAHRDEILEANQADVERAKAEGMSAGLLDRLTITPERLTGMAEQLRLLAGAPHQERSVDVSTLDGGLKLVERRRPVGVIGANYEARPNVTVDVASQLVKSRNGGVLRTGSAALGSAQRLREVVIAPALTEAGIDADCVQLVPRVEREAASALVRLPNLVPLVILRGSGDSTRALATEAAVHGVRTLAHADGGGVLYIDRGADVTKARDLVFASLDRLGVCNRLNLLLIHEGIHDDVWPGIADALAERGVTPSLAPHEHAIGYEWALDSDREATVTVAKVGDLADAVEIANEKTSGLAAGIATEDTSAADAFFDGYTGTGVFWNAPTRLLDGFKLLAVPETGINLDKVPGPRGPVTYTDLYVRQYAVLPA from the coding sequence ATGGACGAGGTCGCCAAGGCCGTGGAGGAGTGCGCACGGGCGGCGAAGCTGGCCGCGCCGTCGCTCGCCGCCGCTTCCGCCGACGCCGTCGATGCCGCGCTGACCGGGATGGCCGAGCGGCTGCTCGCGCACCGCGACGAGATCCTGGAGGCGAACCAGGCCGACGTCGAGCGCGCGAAGGCCGAGGGGATGAGCGCCGGTCTGCTCGACCGGCTCACCATCACCCCGGAGCGGCTGACCGGCATGGCCGAGCAGCTGCGGCTGCTCGCCGGCGCCCCGCACCAGGAGCGCTCGGTCGACGTGTCGACCCTGGACGGCGGGCTGAAGCTGGTCGAGCGGCGACGTCCGGTCGGCGTGATCGGCGCGAACTACGAGGCACGGCCGAACGTGACCGTCGACGTCGCTTCGCAGCTGGTCAAATCGCGCAACGGCGGCGTGCTGCGCACCGGTTCGGCCGCGCTCGGGTCGGCCCAGCGGCTGCGCGAGGTCGTCATCGCCCCGGCGCTGACCGAGGCCGGCATCGACGCCGACTGCGTCCAGCTGGTGCCGCGGGTGGAGCGCGAGGCGGCGTCCGCGCTGGTGCGGCTGCCGAACCTGGTACCGCTGGTGATCCTGCGCGGCAGCGGCGACAGCACCCGGGCGCTGGCCACCGAGGCGGCCGTCCACGGCGTGCGCACGCTGGCCCACGCCGACGGCGGCGGCGTCCTGTACATCGACCGCGGGGCGGACGTCACGAAGGCGCGTGACCTCGTCTTCGCGAGCCTCGACCGCCTGGGCGTCTGCAACCGGCTGAACCTGCTCCTCATCCACGAGGGCATCCACGACGACGTCTGGCCGGGCATCGCCGACGCGCTGGCCGAGCGGGGCGTCACGCCCTCGCTGGCGCCGCATGAGCACGCCATCGGCTACGAATGGGCCCTGGACTCCGACCGCGAGGCCACCGTCACGGTCGCCAAGGTCGGCGATCTCGCCGACGCCGTCGAGATCGCCAACGAGAAGACGTCGGGCCTGGCGGCGGGCATCGCCACCGAGGACACGTCGGCCGCCGACGCCTTCTTCGACGGCTACACCGGCACGGGCGTCTTCTGGAACGCCCCGACCCGCCTCCTCGACGGCTTCAAGCTGCTCGCGGTCCCGGAAACCGGCATCAACCTGGACAAGGTCCCCGGCCCCCGCGGCCCGGTGACATACACGGACCTCTACGTCCGCCAGTACGCCGTTTTGCCCGCCTGA